CCGTTCTCGCCGGTCAGCAGGGCCTTCCAGTAACGCTCGGTGCCGATGCCGCCGGGCGCGGTGACGCCGAGACCGGTGACGACGATCCGCTGTCCCGAGGCACCGGCCCCGGCGCTCGACGGCGTGCTCATGCGGCCACCTCCGGGCGGTGCAGGACCATCGCGCTCTGGAACCCGCCGAAGCCGCTGCCCACCGTGAGGACGGTGTCGACGCGCAGCTCACGCGCGGTGAGCGGCACGTAGTCCAGGTCGCACTCGGGGTCGGGGTTGTGCAGGTTCGCCGTCGGCGGGACGACGTTGTGCTCGATGGCCAGGATCGACGCGGCGATCTCGATGGAGCCGATCGCACCGAGCGAGTGGCCCACCATGGACTTGATGGAGCTGACGGGCACCGCGTACGCCTGGTCGCCGAGGCTGCGCTTGAACGCGGCCGTCTCGTGGCGGTCGTTCTGCTTCGTGCCGGAGCCGTGCGCGTTGACGTAGTCGACGGCGGTGCGGTCGAGACGGGCCTCGTCGAGGGCCGCCCGGATGGACTCGGCCATCTCGCGGCCGTCCTTCTTCAGACCCGTCATGTGGTACGCGTTGCAGCGCGTGGCATAGCCGCCGACCTCGGCGTAGATGTGCGCCCCGCGCCGCTTGGCGGCCTCGTACTCCTCGAGGACGAACATGGCGGCGCCCTCGGCGAGGACGAAGCCGTTGCGGGTGCCGTCGAAGGGCCGGGAGGCGTGCTCCGGGTCGTCGTTGCGGGGAGTCGTCGCCTTGATGGCGTCGAAGCAGGCGACGACGATCGGGGAGACGGGGGTGTCGGCCGCACCCGCGACCGCCACGTCCACACTGCCCTCGCGGATCAGCTGGACGGCGTAGCCGACCGAGTCCAGACCCGAGGT
The DNA window shown above is from Streptomyces vietnamensis and carries:
- a CDS encoding beta-ketoacyl-[acyl-carrier-protein] synthase family protein, giving the protein MTRRVVITGVGVRAPGGSGTKEFWDLLTAGRSATRPISFFDAAPFRSRIAGEVDFDARAEGFSPREVRRMDRATQFAVACTREALADSGLETGALDPSRIGVALGSAVASATSLENEYLVMADAGREWVVDPAHLSPYMFDYLSPGVMAAEVAWAAGAEGPVTMVSDGCTSGLDSVGYAVQLIREGSVDVAVAGAADTPVSPIVVACFDAIKATTPRNDDPEHASRPFDGTRNGFVLAEGAAMFVLEEYEAAKRRGAHIYAEVGGYATRCNAYHMTGLKKDGREMAESIRAALDEARLDRTAVDYVNAHGSGTKQNDRHETAAFKRSLGDQAYAVPVSSIKSMVGHSLGAIGSIEIAASILAIEHNVVPPTANLHNPDPECDLDYVPLTARELRVDTVLTVGSGFGGFQSAMVLHRPEVAA